Proteins encoded by one window of Nicotiana tabacum cultivar K326 chromosome 10, ASM71507v2, whole genome shotgun sequence:
- the LOC107779479 gene encoding laccase-4-like encodes MNSWVRLFIVLAACLFPLVVECRIRHYKFNVVMKNTTRLCSSKPIVTVNGKFPGPTIYAREEDTVLVKVVNHVKYNLSIHWHGIRQLRTGWADGPAYITQCPIQPGQNYVYNFTITGQRGTLFWHAHILWLRATVHGAIVILPKLGVPYPFPKPNHEAVVLLAEWWKSDTEAVINEAIKSGLAPNVSDAHTINGHPGPVSNCPSQGGYKLNVDPGKTYLLRVINAALNEELFFKIAGHKMTVVEVDATYVKPFKTDTIVIAPGQTTNVIVTANQGSGKYMVAASPFMDAPIAVDNVTAIATLHYSGTQGNNRISLTSTPPKNATPVANTFLDSLRSLNSKKYPANVPKKIDHSLFFTVGLGINPCPSYKQGNGSRVVASVNNVTFVMPTTALLQAHFFGIKGVFTTDFPANPPFAFNYTGTGPANLATTNGTKVYRLRYNDTVQLVLQDTGIIAPENHPIHLHGFNFYLVGKGIGNFNPKTDPKNFNLVDPVERNTVGVPAGGWVAIRFRADNPGVWFMHCHLEIHTTWGLKMAWLVDNGKGPNESLLPPPKDLPKC; translated from the exons ATGAACTCTTGGGTTCGCCTTTTCATAGTATTGGCAGCTTGCCTTTTTCCTCTTGTCGTTGAATGCAGGATTCGACATTACAAGTTCAAT GTGGTAATGAAGAATACGACTCGCCTTTGTTCATCAAAGCCCATTGTTACTGTCAATGGAAAATTTCCAGGACCTACAATCTATGCTCGGGAAGAAGACACAGTGCTTGTCAAAGTTGTTAACCATGTCAAGTATAATCTCTCTATCCATTG GCATGGTATTAGACAACTTAGAACAGGTTGGGCAGATGGACCAGCATACATCACACAATGTCCAATTCAGCCAGGGCAAAACTATGTGTACAACTTCACCATTACAGGCCAAAGGGGTACACTATTTTGGCATGCTCATATTTTGTGGCTAAGGGCCACTGTTCATGGTGCAATTGTTATCTTGCCTAAGCTTGGTGTGCCTTATCCATTCCCTAAACCCAACCACGAAGCTGTCGTGCTCctag CTGAATGGTGGAAATCTGATACCGAAGCTGTGATTAATGAAGCCATAAAATCAGGATTAGCCCCTAATGTTTCTGACGCTCACACCATCAATGGTCATCCGGGACCCGTCTCAAATTGCCCATCACAAG GTGGATACAAATTGAATGTTGATCCAGGAAAAACCTACCTGTTACGAGTCATCAACGCTGCACTCAACGAAGAACTCTTTTTCAAAATTGCTGGCCACAAAATGACAGTAGTTGAAGTTGATGCCACTTACGTTAAACCTTTCAAAACAGACACAATTGTAATTGCTCCTGGCCAAACAACAAATGTAATTGTCACTGCCAATCAAGGTTCTGGAAAATACATGGTTGCTGCTTCACCTTTTATGGATGCACCAATTGCTGTTGACAATGTTACAGCAATAGCCACTTTACATTATTCTGGCACACAAGGAAATAACCGCATTTCACTTACTAGCACCCCACCTAAAAATGCCACCCCTGTAGCCAACACTTTTCTTGATTCTTTAAGAAGCCTGAATTCCAAAAAATACCCTGCTAATGTTCCCAAAAAAATTGATCATTCCCTATTTTTCACGGTAGGTTTAGGGATTAATCCATGCCCAAGTTACAAACAGGGCAATGGAAGCAGAGTTGTGGCTAGTGTAAACAATGTTACATTTGTTATGCCAACTACTGCACTTCTACAAGCACATTTCTTCGGAATCAAAGGAGTTTTCACGACAGATTTTCCAGCAAACCCGCCTTTTGCTTTCAATTATACAGGAACAGGACCAGCTAATTTGGCAACGACGAATGGGACTAAGGTTTATAGGTTGCGATATAACGATACAGTTCAATTAGTTTTGCAGGATACTGGAATTATAGCCCCTGAGAACCATCCAATCCATTTGCATGGCTTCAATTTTTATCTAGTGGGTAAAGGCATAGGAAATTTTAATCCAAAAACAGATCCTAAGAATTTTAATCTTGTTGATCCTGTTGAGAGGAATACAGTTGGTGTACCTGCTGGAGGATGGGTTGCTATAAGATTCCGTGCTGACAATCCAG GAGTTTGGTTTATGCATTGTCATCTAGAGATACACACAACATGGGGATTGAAAATGGCATGGCTTGTAGATAATGGCAAAGGTCCAAATGAGTCCCTTTTGCCACCTCCAAAGGATCTTCCAAAATGCTAA